In Colletotrichum higginsianum IMI 349063 chromosome 1, whole genome shotgun sequence, one genomic interval encodes:
- a CDS encoding RhoGEF domain-containing protein: MASPPDSASLGSCSRSSSVRINRKTSCATSNPPSPGSQHESATSEDVFEDVDLSSGLDGLHIDGVEVWDTLSNMAAFGLEPNNSNSYDSYDNLVPFPQISLDDSDDALELSDSDMSPKQGPFHKWMRNLHRRAKQRPRPMNADGTLPWKLLDSADRSALSRRTRHRRSSSGSSFGFVAAVKSASVSLASGSAINRPRGNSRHSLAPSRTERSSRASFTAARFSEDSCHVEWPAEVDPLATERALQRRRILEELISTEESYIGDVRFLMNVYITILASLPTLPMGLRSSINRNLTDIVELHEELLGELHRVVPDSEYTQIEIPPSPSRPTGRRHQRLRSLDSVPEDDGRAISWLQEVPGMVSEAQIAGDVAKVFSRKMNRFFIYEEYGAKYEMMIKDVASAHRTMPQWDTYQRGIEALASSLGPASTHADLSKKSLTIGDLLVKVSSISLPLPTKVLTSPQPIQRICKYPLLFAELLKYTPVMDCPNSHMEVESALLRLREATAEINRATNDRRMKSTLEKTWILQDRLVFPEQLDAASKNRIRSFGHVDLCGALHVCWQTKEGAKGQYMICLLYHNVLCLASASKVDQIYTIQACINMGGIKIEETDNGRGLQCHTAPFSWKLVFECDSQLYELLMTACSPREQEEWRSRLTNAAKGEQEQVDPSLYSSMFLSMKSLGTMFRKPGTVARRISIHRATTVGPKSPLCQVILKNTSVMRDNSDAASNSSINRSQSLLTTNPRIPIIAPPRGERARLEALMSDIWSRDILPFPGMTGRSRSEHLVRSSASTMMRKLSVASIASSFAKRSNSVASLGKLVAEDDTGDKGSTLQGHPSKLCRAESSNTEHGPDDEVENTKGARLPKIDDDVEVTSTVSAPATPMLLPSAIFVHADPVEQLWSGHDGRAFSNVLPSRPTVLRTASGNNLPRIRRDPITPKMSPCPSERDEKDLQINAAKAPRLSHKPSMRWGRVGTLNRDDLVQGIRSFFR, encoded by the exons ATGGCTTCGCCACCAGACTCTGCATCTCTTGGTTCCTGTTCCCGCTCCAGTTCCGTCCGAATCAACCGAAAGACAAGTTGCGCCACTTCGAATCCCCCGTCGCCCGGATCACAACACGAGTCGGCCACGTCTGAGGATGTTTTCGAAGATGTCGACCTTTCATCTGGACTTGACGGTCTGCACATTGACGGTGTCGAAGTCTGGGACACTTTAAGCAACATGGCTGCTTTTGGACTAGAGcccaacaacagcaactcCTACGACTCCTACGACAATCTTGTCCCGTTCCCCCAGATCTCATTAGATGATAGCGACGACGCTCTTGAGCTTTCGGACTCGGACATGTCGCCCAAGCAAGGGCCCTTTCACAAATGGATGAGAAACCTGCATCGACGCGCCAAACAGCGGCCCCGGCCCATGAACGCAGACGGCACTCTGCCCTGGAAACTTCTTGATTCCGCTGATAGGTCAGCTCTTTCTCGGAGGACTCGCCACAGGAGATCATCATCGGGCTCATCGTTTGGCTTCGTCGCGGCGGTGAAAAGTGCTAGTGTCAGTCTTGCTAGCGGCAGTGCTATAAACCGTCCTCGAGGCAACAGCCGTCACTCTCTAGCACCCTCCAGGACCGAACGCAGCAGCAGAGCTTCTTTTACAGCAGCAAGATTCTCGGAAGACAGCTGCCACGTCGAATGGCCGGCAGAGGTTGATCCGTTAGCGACCGAGCGAGCCTTACAGCGCCGCCGTATTTTGGAGGAGCTCATCAGCACGGAGGAAAGCTACATTGGAGACGTTCGTTTTCTGATGAAT GTTTACATTACGATTCTTGCTTCTTTGCCTACTCTACCAATGGGACTTAGGTCCTCCATTAACCGCAATCTCACTGACATCGTCGAACTTCACGAAGAGCTGTTGGGCGAGCTGCATCGAGTTGTGCCGGATTCGGAGTACACCCAAATCGAAATCCCACCATCACCAAGCAGACCAACCGGTCGAAGGCATCAACGACTGAGGAGTCTCGACTCGGTGCCAGAAGACGACGGCAGAGCCATAAGCTGGTTGCAGGAAGTACCCGGAATGGTTTCGGAGGCTCAGATCGCCGGCGATGTGGCCAAGGTTTTCAGCAGGAAG ATGAACCGTTTCTTCATTTACGAGGAATATGGGGCAAAGTACGAGATGATGATTAAGGATGTGGCTTCGGCTCATCGAACCATGCCGCAGTGGGATACATATCAAAGAGGCATTGAAGCACTGGCCTCATCGTTGGGTCCCGCCAGTACACATGCCGACCTGTCAAAGAAGTCGTTGACGATCGGGGATCTCCTTGTCAAGGTGAGCAGTATTTCACTGCCATTACCAACCAAGGTGCTTACGAGTCCTCAGCCAATCCAGCGCATCTGCAAATACCCGCTCCTATTTGCCGAATTATTGAAATACACGCCTGTCATGGACTGCCCAAACTCCCACATGGAAGTTGAGAGCGCACTGCTTCGATTGCGAGAGGCAACAGCTGAAATCAACCGAGCAACGAACGACAGGCGGATGAAGTCCACGCTGGAGAAGACATGGATTCTTCAGGACCGTCTGGTTTTTCCTGAGCAA CTTGATGCAGCTTCCAAGAACCGGATCAGGTCGTTCGGCCATGTCGACCTTTGTGGTGCGCTGCATGTTTGCTGGCAGACCAAGGAGGGTGCCAAAGGGCAGTACATGATTTGTCTTCTCTACCACAACGTCCTGTGTTTGGCCTCAGCAAGCAAGGTCGACCAGATTTACACTATCCAAGCATGTATCAACATGGGCGGCATCAAGATTGAAGAAACCGACAACGGCCGAG GACTTCAGTGCCACACGGCTCCGTTTTCGTGGAAGCTTGTGTTCGAATGCGACTCTCAACTTTACGAACTCTTGATGACAGCCTGCTCGCCCAGAGAGCAGGAGGAATGGCGAAGCCGGTTAACGAATGCCGCCAAGGGAGAACAGGAGCAAGTCGACCCTAGTCTGTACAGTTCAATGTTTTTGAGCATGAAGAGCCTCGGGACGATGTTTAGAAAACCAG gcACTGTTGCTCGTCGGATTTCGATTCATCGCGCCACGACAGTCGGCCCAAAGTCCCCTTTATGCCAAGTCATACTGAAAAACACGAGCGTTATGCGCGACAATTCGGATGCTGCCTCCAATTCATCCATCAACCGGTCGCAGTCGTTGCTTACGACAAACCCCCGAATCCCGATTATCGCTCCGCCTCGAGGTGAAAGAGCTCGGCTAGAGGCTCTCATGTCCGATATCTGGAGTCGAGACATACTCCCGTTCCCTGGCATGACTGGAAGGTCCCGCAGCGAGCACCTTGTTCGAAGCTCAGCGAGCACTATGATGCGAAAACTCAGTGTTGCGAGCATCGCCAGTTCTTTTGCAAAACGATCCAACAGCGTGGCCAGTCTTGGAAAACTCGTGGCCGAAGATGATACGGGTGACAAAGGAAGTACTCTTCAAGGACATCCTTCCAAGCTCTGCAGAGCCGAGAGTTCCAACACGGAGCACGGCCctgacgacgaggtcgaaaACACAAAAGGTGCTCGATTACCCAAAattgacgacgatgtcgaggttACAAGCACGGTTAGCGCTCCGGCAACCCCGATGTTGCTTCCGTCCGCGATTTTTGTACACGCAGATCCCGTCGAGCAGCTTTGGTCTGGACATGACGGCCGAGCATTCAGCAACGTGTTGCCATCGAGACCGACGGTGCTGCGCACCGCGTCAGGGAATAATCTGCCTCGAATTCGTCGAGACCCTATCACACCGAAAATGTCGCCTTGCCCATCCGAGAGGGACGAAAAAGACCTCCAGATTAATGCAGCGAAAGCGCCTCGCCTTTCCCACAAGCCGTCGATGCGCTGGGGCAGGGTTGGTACACTGAACAGAGACGACTTGGTGCAGGGCATCCGAAGTTTCTTTCGATGA
- a CDS encoding Pro41 protein, whose translation MGRLIKNHWARLIVMSAAAYQFAAAIEGFFWPKIFWDFLTKTLDPAVKPVPVLQIINLIMALFMVALEWPLVFIAGSSIHRSLEFRLIVLPLTTLAAALIYQGTNAALYYLIGLVVYFWAYSEGEIICAKPWTLPQRGRNGSRV comes from the exons ATGGGTCGTCTTATTAAGAACCATTGGGCTCGGCTCATTGTCATGAGCGCTGCAGCTT ACcagttcgccgccgccatcgagggcTTCTTCTGGCCCAAGATATTTTGGGACTTTCTGACCAAGACCTTGGACCCGGCCGTCAAGCCTGTACCTGTGTTACAGATCATCAATCTAATCATGGCTCTCTTCATGGTGGCCTTGGAGTGGCCTCTGGTATTCATTGCCGGCTCGTCGATTCACCGCAGCCTGGAGTTCCGTCTTATTGTCCTCCCTCTTACTACCCTCGCCGCAGCTCTCATCTACCAGGGCACCAACGCCGCTCTCTATTACCTCATCGGACTGGTCGTCTACTTTTGGGCCTACAGCGAAGGAGAG ATTATTTGTGCCAAGCCCTGGACACTCCCTCAAAGAGGCCGCAACGGCTCTCGTGTCTAA
- a CDS encoding Calcium-transporting ATPase, translating into MESAYASPTEKVLSTLGVNPNTGLTDNQVIASRTKHGKNVIPEDPPTPLWELILEQFKDQLVIILLGSAAVSFVLALFDDEEGWSAFVDPAVILTILILNAVVGVSQESSAEKAIAALQEYSANEANVIRNGQVSRVKAEDLVPGDIVSVHIGDRIPADCRLVTIESNSFNVDQAILTGESESVGKDCDHVVQDAKAVLQDQVNMLFSGTTVVTGRAKAVVVLTGSQTAIGDIHESITAQISEPTPLKQKLNDFGDSLAKVITVICILVWLINIPHFSDPSHGSFTKGAIYYLKIAVSLGVAAIPEGLAVVITTCLALGTRKMAAKNAVVRSLPSVETLGSCSVICSDKTGTLTTNQMSVSRLVYLSENGSGLVEHDVEGTTFAPKGSISLRGETVTDLTRSSSTVRQMTEVAAVCNDSKIAYDAQSATYSNVGEPTEGALRVLVEKLGPCAPANSNPEDCVHYASAQYESRLPRLSTFEFSRDRKSMSVLVQNGQEKKLLVKGAPESVIERCSHALVGADGKRQPLNSKLSELIAKEVVDYGNRGLRVIALASVDNIGENPLLKSAKTTAQYAQIEQNMTFLGLVGMLDPPRPEVKASIRKCKDAGIRVIVITGDNRNTAESICRQIGVFGEYEDLKGKSYTGREFENLSESEAIEAAKNASLFSRVEPSHKSKLVDLLQQQGEVVAMTGDGVNDAPALKKADIGVAMGSGTDVSKLAADMVLADDNFATIEVAIEEGRSIYNNTQQFIRYLISSNIGEVVSIFLTAALGMPEALIPVQLLWVNLVTDGLPATALSFNPPDHEIMKRQPRKRDEPLIGGWLFLRYLIIGTYVGVATVAGYAWWFMYNPEGPQITFSHLSRFHRCSTDFPEIGCQMFSNSSAKSASTVSLSILVVIEMFNAMNALSSSESLLTLPLWANMKLVYAITLSMALHFALLYTPFLQNLFSILPLNWNEWKAVLYISAPVVIIDEVLKAVERSFFSQKKTVETSKVKKEN; encoded by the exons ATGGAGAGCGCATACGCCTCGCCCACCGAAAAGGTCCTCTCGACCCTGGGAGTGAACCCCAACACCGGTCTGACCGACAACCAAGTCATTGCGTCGCGCACCAAGCACGGCAAGAATG TCATCCCCGAAGACCCCCCGACGCCCCTCTGGGAGCTTATCCTCGAGCAATTCAAGGACCAGCTCGTCATCATTCTTCTTGGATCCGCCGCCGTGTCCTTCGTGCTCGCCCTGTttgacgatgaggagggcTGGAGCGCTTTCGTCGACCCAGCAGTG ATCCTGACCATTCTGAtcctcaacgccgtcgtTGGTGTCTCACAAGAGAGCAGCGCCGAGAaagccatcgccgccctgcaGGAATACTCTGCCAACGAGGCCAACGTCATCCGCAATGGCCAAGTATCCCGtgtcaaggccgaggacctcgtgCCCGGTGACATCGTCTCTGTTCACATTGGCGATCGCATTCCTGCCGACTGCCGACTGGTTACCATCGAGAGCAACAGCTTCAACGTCGACCAGGCTATCCTAACtggagagagcgagagtgtTGGCAAGGACTGCGACCATGTCGTCCAGGATGCGAAGGCTGTCTTGCAGGATCAGGTCAACATGCTGTTCTCCGGAACCACTGTTGTCACTGGTCGCGCAAAAGCTGTTGTCGTCCTAACTGGTTCTCAAACCGCCATTGGTGACATCCACGAGAGCATTACTGCACAGATCTCTGAGCCGACTCCTCTCAAGCAGAAGCTCAACGACTTCGGCGACAGCCTCGCCAAGGTCATTACAGTCATTTGCATTCTGGTCTGGCTCATCAACATCCCCCACTTCAGCGACCCCAGCCACGGTTCTTTCACCAAGGGTGCCATCTACTACCTGAAGATTGCCGTCTCTCTCGGTGTTGCCGCTATCCCTGAAGGTCTCGCTGTCGTTATCACCACCTGCCTGGCGCTTGGTACTCGCAAGATGGCTGCAAAGAACGCTGTCGTTCGAAGCCTGCCGTCCGTGGAAACTTTGGGAAGCTGCAGCGTTATTTGCTCCGACAAGACTGGTACCCTTACCACCAACCAGATGAGTGTCAGCAGGCTTGTCTATCTCAGCGAGAACGGCTCGGGTCTCGTCGAGCACGATGTTGAGGGCACCACGTTCGCCCCCAAAGGATCTATCTCTCTCAGAGGCGAGACTGTCACTGATCTGACCCGCTCTTCTTCTACCGTTCGCCAAATGACCGAGGTAGCTGCTGTGTGCAACGACTCCAAGATCGCCTATGATGCTCAGAGTGCTACCTACTccaacgtcggcgagccTACTGAGGGTGCTCTGAGAGTTTTGGTTGAGAAACTTGGTCCTTGCGCGCCTGCTAACAGCAACCCCGAGGACTGTGTTCACTACGCCAGCGCTCAGTATGAGagccgtcttcctcgcctgTCGACCTTTGAATTCTCCAGGGATCGCAAGAGCATGTCTGTTCTTGTTCAGAATGGCCAAGAGAAGAAGCTCCTTGTCAAGGGTGCCCCTGAGTCCGTCATTGAACGATGCTCGCACGCTCTTGTTGGCGCCGATGGAAAGCGCCAGCCTTTGAACAGCAAGCTCTCGGAATTGATTGCCAAGGAGGTTGTAGACTACGGCAACCGCGGTCTACGTGTCATTGCCCTCGCCAGCGTTGACAACATTGGCGAAAACCCTCTATTGAAATCGGCCAAGACTACTGCCCAGTACGCCCAGATCGAGCAGAACATGACCTTCCTCGGATTGGTCGGTATGCTTGACCCCCCTCGTCCCGAAGTCAAGGCCTCTATCCGCAAGTGCAAGGACGCCGGAATCCGCGTTATAGTCATCACTGGAGACAACCGCAACACTGCAGAGAGCATCTGCCGGCAAattggcgtctttggcgaaTACGAGGACCTCAAGGGCAAGAGCTACACTGGCAGAGAGTTCGAGAACCTCAGCGAGAGCGAGGCTATCGAGGCTGCTAAGAACGCTTCCCTCTTCTCCCGTGTCGAGCCCAGCCATAAGTCCAAGCTTgtcgacctcctccagcaACAGGGAGAAGTCGTAGCCATGACTGGTGACGGTGTCAACGACGCGCCCGCCCTCAAGAAGGCCGATATTGGTGTTGCCATGGGCTCCGGTACTGATGTCTCTAAGCTTGCCGCCGACATGGTGCTTGCTGACGACAACTTCGCCACGATTGAAGTCGCCATTGAGGAGGGACGCTCCATCTACAACAACACCCAGCAATTCATTCGCTATCTCATTTCTTCCAAcatcggcgaggtcgtctcTATTTTCCTTACCGCTGCCCTTGGCATGCCCGAGGCACTGATTCCCGTCCAACTCCTCTGGGTCAACCTGGTCACCGACGGTCTTCCTGCCACTGCCTTGTCGTTCAACCCCCCCGACCACGAGATCATGAAACGCCAGCCCAGAAAGCGCGACGAGCCTCTTATCGGCGGCTGGCTCTTCCTCCGGTacctcatcatcggcaccTACGTTGGTGTGGCTACTGTCGCCGGCTACGCTTGGTGGTTCATGTACAACCCCGAGGGTCCTCAAATCACTTTCTCGCACCTCTCCCGCTTCCATCGTTGCTCCACTGACTTCCCGGAGATTGGCTGCCAGATGTTTTCGAACAGCTCTGCCAAGTCCGCCTCGACGGTTTCGCTCTCGATCCTTGTCGTCATTGAGATGTTCAACGCCATGAACGCACTGTCCTCCAGCGAGTCTCTCCTGACCCTTCCTCTCTGGGCCAACATGAAGCTTGTTTACGCCATCACTCTCTCCATGGCTCTTCACTTCGCCCTCCTCTATACTCCCTTCCTCCAGAACCTATTCTCCATTTTGCCCCTGAACTGGAACGAGTGGAAGGCGGTCCTGTACATCAGCGCCCCTGTCGT catcatcgacgaggtTCTCAAGGCCGTTGAGAGATCATTCTTCAGTCAGAAGAAGACTGTTGAGACCTCCAAGGTAAAGAAGGAAAACTAG
- a CDS encoding Shwachman-Bodian-Diamond syndrome protein, with the protein MVRGEAHQTKVHYKGQEDDFIVFVEDVELFKKWKTDKSVPLAHFISSYKIFVTHKQGNQGTFDAASKSTLENEFGTSVDDKVIIQILEKGEAQNAEFPERQGNKNDSQGPMVAH; encoded by the exons ATGGTTCGCGGCGAGGCTCACCAGACCAAGGTCCACTACAAGGGTCAGGAGGACGACTTtatcgtcttcgtcgaggaTGTTGAGCTGTTCAAGAAGTGGAAGACCGACAAGTCCGTCCCTCTGGCGCACTTCATTTCATCTTACAAGATTTTCGTGACGCACAA GCAAGGCAACCAAGGCACCTTCGATGCCGCCTCCAAGTCCACGTTGGAGAATGAGTTCGGCACCAGTGTCGACGACAAGGTGATTATTCAAATCCTAGAGAAGGGTGAGGCTCAGAATGCCGAG TTCCCTGAACGTCAAGGAAACAAGAACGATTCTCAAGGACCTATGGTTGCCCACTAG